In Streptomyces sp. DG2A-72, one genomic interval encodes:
- the prcB gene encoding proteasome subunit beta, translating to MEANTRSTGRLPAAFLTPGSSSFMDFLSEHQPDILPGNRQLPPTQGVIEAPHGTTIVAASFPGGVVLAGDRRATMGNVIAQRDIEKVFPADEYSAVGIAGTAGLAVEMVKLFQLELEHFEKVEGAQLSLEGKANRLSTMIRSNLGMAMQGLAVVPLFAGFDVDRGKGRIFSYDVTGGRSEEHGFAATGSGSIFARGAMKKLFRSDLTEDEATTLVVQALYDAADDDSATGGPDVARRIYPIVTVITEDGFRRLTEEESSEIARSILERRLEQPDGPRAALL from the coding sequence GTGGAAGCCAACACTCGTAGCACCGGGCGTCTACCGGCTGCCTTCCTGACGCCTGGGTCGTCGTCCTTCATGGACTTTTTGTCCGAGCATCAGCCGGACATCCTGCCCGGCAACCGGCAACTGCCCCCCACGCAGGGCGTGATCGAGGCGCCGCACGGCACGACGATCGTGGCGGCGTCCTTCCCGGGGGGCGTCGTGCTCGCCGGTGACCGTCGGGCCACGATGGGTAACGTCATCGCGCAGCGGGACATCGAGAAGGTGTTCCCGGCGGATGAGTACTCCGCCGTCGGGATTGCCGGCACCGCGGGCCTCGCCGTCGAGATGGTCAAGCTGTTCCAGCTGGAGCTGGAGCACTTCGAGAAGGTCGAGGGCGCGCAGCTCTCGCTGGAGGGCAAGGCGAACCGCCTGTCGACCATGATCCGGTCGAACCTCGGTATGGCCATGCAGGGGCTCGCTGTGGTGCCGCTCTTCGCTGGGTTCGACGTGGATCGCGGCAAGGGGCGGATTTTCTCGTACGACGTCACTGGCGGCCGTTCCGAGGAGCACGGCTTCGCTGCCACCGGTTCGGGTTCGATCTTTGCGCGTGGCGCGATGAAGAAGCTCTTCCGGAGCGATCTGACCGAGGACGAGGCCACGACCCTGGTGGTGCAGGCCCTGTACGACGCGGCAGACGACGACTCGGCGACCGGTGGTCCCGATGTAGCGCGCCGGATCTACCCGATCGTCACCGTGATCACCGAGGACGGTTTCCGTCGGCTGACGGAGGAGGAGTCCTCCGAGATCGCCCGCTCGATTCTGGAGCGGCGTCTGGAGCAGCCGGACGGCCCGCGGGCCGCGCTGCTGTAG
- a CDS encoding YafY family protein, translating into MAGKPIRPVNAIDQTRRMLSLVTYLRERPGARLEDVARAFGITEDELVSDLDVLPMCGTSFRGGDLLDIDTDGERIWWHNPAALGAETAEPLRLAADEATALLVAARAVATLPGLRESDRQALLRATAKVEAAAGEAAGASARLSVTFESEGGVFADVDRAISERRRLWIRYYSPARDEVTEREIDPIRLVSVGHTYVEAWCRRSEARRTFRLDRVAEIRILDEPSAPPEVELRDLSEGLVQPAAEDPEVVVEVGPGGRWVAEYYPHDSADELPDGGLRITLRTPDPASLRRLALRLGREGRIVSPRELADSARHAAREALAAYDGIEAQAPAEYGVRGRRDDGQHDRPE; encoded by the coding sequence GTGGCCGGCAAACCGATCAGGCCTGTGAACGCCATCGACCAGACCCGCCGGATGCTCTCCCTGGTGACGTATCTGAGGGAGCGCCCCGGCGCCCGGCTCGAGGACGTCGCCCGTGCTTTCGGGATCACCGAGGACGAGCTGGTCTCCGACCTCGATGTGCTGCCCATGTGCGGCACCAGCTTCCGCGGCGGCGACCTGCTCGACATCGACACCGACGGCGAGCGGATCTGGTGGCACAACCCTGCCGCCCTCGGGGCGGAGACAGCGGAGCCGCTGAGGCTTGCCGCCGACGAGGCGACCGCACTGCTGGTGGCGGCCCGTGCCGTCGCCACGCTGCCCGGTCTGCGGGAGAGCGACCGGCAGGCGCTGCTGCGGGCCACCGCCAAGGTGGAGGCCGCGGCCGGTGAGGCCGCCGGCGCCAGCGCCCGGCTGTCGGTGACCTTCGAATCGGAGGGCGGCGTCTTCGCGGACGTCGACCGGGCGATCTCCGAGCGCCGCCGCCTGTGGATCCGCTACTACTCGCCCGCCCGGGACGAGGTCACCGAGCGCGAGATCGACCCCATCCGCCTCGTCAGCGTCGGCCACACCTATGTGGAGGCCTGGTGCCGCCGCTCCGAGGCGCGCCGCACCTTCCGTCTCGACCGGGTCGCCGAGATCAGGATCCTGGACGAGCCGTCCGCGCCCCCCGAGGTGGAGCTGCGGGACCTGTCGGAGGGGCTGGTGCAGCCCGCCGCCGAGGACCCGGAGGTCGTCGTCGAGGTCGGCCCGGGCGGACGCTGGGTCGCCGAGTACTACCCGCACGACAGCGCGGATGAGCTTCCCGACGGCGGGCTGCGTATCACTCTGCGCACCCCCGACCCGGCGTCGCTGCGCCGCCTGGCGCTCCGGCTCGGGCGCGAGGGCCGGATCGTGTCACCGCGCGAGCTGGCCGACAGCGCCCGGCACGCGGCCCGTGAGGCGCTGGCGGCGTACGACGGCATCGAGGCGCAGGCTCCCGCGGAGTACGGGGTGCGGGGCAGGCGGGACGACGGGCAGCACGACAGGCCGGAGTGA
- a CDS encoding FKBP-type peptidyl-prolyl cis-trans isomerase: protein MRRIAGLLVVPLLLLSAAACGSDDKGSDSSSTKNGVPAVTKGAEFGQKPTLAKGEGDPPKELKVEVIKEGDGAKLKKGDAAEVNYLGQEYDESKPFDNSFDRGQPFSLTLGAGGVIQGWEKGLEGQKVGSRVELVIPPDLGYGAQGQGDIKANATLVFVVDIVKGTTIPASAKGTEVAQDSIDLPKVGTNTDGKAPKVTMPKDSEPPKKLVSNYVLESDGAVVKGTDTVVVNYVALLWDGGKQFDSTYQTGKTATFPLDQLSIKGLKNGLVGKKAGSRVLLVLPPDQALGGQEQQGIPKNSTLVFAVDILAVM, encoded by the coding sequence GTGCGCCGAATTGCCGGCCTTCTCGTCGTGCCGCTGCTGCTGCTCTCCGCGGCGGCCTGCGGCAGCGACGACAAGGGCTCCGACTCCAGCTCCACCAAGAACGGAGTGCCCGCGGTCACCAAGGGTGCCGAGTTCGGGCAGAAGCCGACCCTGGCCAAGGGGGAGGGCGATCCGCCGAAGGAGCTGAAGGTCGAGGTCATCAAGGAGGGGGACGGTGCGAAGCTCAAAAAGGGCGACGCCGCCGAGGTGAACTACCTCGGTCAGGAGTACGACGAGTCCAAGCCGTTCGACAACAGCTTCGACCGCGGTCAGCCGTTCTCGCTCACGCTGGGTGCGGGCGGCGTCATCCAGGGCTGGGAGAAGGGCCTGGAGGGCCAGAAGGTCGGCAGCCGGGTGGAGCTGGTGATCCCCCCGGACCTGGGGTACGGGGCGCAGGGCCAGGGTGACATCAAGGCCAACGCCACGCTGGTGTTCGTCGTGGACATCGTGAAGGGCACGACCATCCCCGCGTCGGCGAAGGGCACGGAGGTCGCGCAGGACAGCATCGACCTGCCGAAGGTCGGCACGAACACCGACGGCAAGGCACCGAAGGTGACGATGCCGAAGGACAGCGAACCGCCGAAGAAGCTCGTCTCCAACTACGTGCTGGAGAGCGACGGCGCTGTCGTGAAGGGCACGGACACTGTGGTCGTGAACTACGTGGCCCTGCTCTGGGACGGCGGCAAGCAGTTCGACAGCACGTACCAGACGGGCAAGACGGCGACGTTTCCGCTGGACCAGTTGTCGATCAAGGGCCTGAAGAACGGTCTCGTGGGCAAGAAGGCCGGCAGCCGGGTGCTGCTCGTGCTGCCGCCCGACCAGGCCCTCGGTGGCCAGGAGCAGCAGGGCATTCCGAAGAACTCCACGCTGGTCTTCGCCGTCGACATCCTGGCCGTGATGTAA
- the pafA gene encoding Pup--protein ligase, with translation MDRRIFGLENEYGVTCTFRGQRRLSPDEVARYLFRRVVSWGRSSNVFLRNGARLYLDVGSHPEYATPECDNVTELVTHDKAGERILEGLLVDAERRLHEEGIAGDVYLFKNNTDSAGNSYGCHENYLVARHGEFSRLADILIPFLVTRQLLCGAGKVLQTPRGAVYCVSQRAEHIWEGVSSATTRSRPIINTRDEPHADAERYRRLHVIVGDSNMSETTMLLKVGATDLVLRMIEAGTVMRDLTLENPIRAIREVSHDITGRRKVRLASGREASALEVQREYYEKAVDFCERRGIRTGTVEQVLELWGRTLDAIEAEDLDRIGTEIDWVMKYKLIERYRAKHNMTMSHPRVAQIDLAYHDIHRRRGLYYLLEKKGQAARICNDLKIFEGKSVPPQTTRARLRGDFIRRAQEQRRDFTVDWVHLKLNDQAQRTVLCKDPFRSVDDRVEKLIAGM, from the coding sequence ATGGACCGCCGCATTTTCGGGCTGGAGAACGAGTACGGCGTCACGTGTACGTTCAGGGGACAGCGGCGCCTGTCTCCCGACGAGGTGGCGCGGTACCTCTTCCGCCGTGTCGTGTCATGGGGCCGCAGCAGCAATGTCTTTCTGCGAAACGGCGCCCGCCTCTATCTCGACGTGGGCTCACATCCGGAATACGCGACACCCGAATGTGACAACGTGACCGAGCTGGTCACCCACGACAAGGCCGGCGAGCGCATTCTCGAGGGACTCCTGGTGGACGCCGAACGACGCCTGCACGAGGAAGGAATCGCGGGCGACGTCTACCTCTTCAAGAACAACACCGACTCGGCAGGCAACTCCTACGGCTGCCACGAGAACTATCTGGTGGCGCGGCACGGGGAGTTCTCCCGGCTCGCGGACATTCTCATTCCGTTCCTTGTCACCCGCCAGCTGCTGTGCGGTGCGGGCAAGGTGTTGCAGACCCCGCGTGGCGCCGTGTACTGCGTCAGCCAGCGGGCCGAGCACATCTGGGAGGGCGTGTCCTCGGCGACGACGCGTTCCCGGCCCATCATCAACACCCGCGACGAACCGCACGCGGACGCCGAGCGCTACCGCCGCCTGCATGTCATCGTGGGCGACTCGAACATGTCCGAGACGACCATGCTGCTGAAGGTCGGCGCGACCGACCTGGTGCTGCGCATGATCGAGGCGGGCACGGTGATGCGGGACCTGACCCTGGAGAACCCGATCCGGGCGATCCGCGAGGTCAGCCATGACATCACGGGCCGGCGCAAGGTGCGTCTGGCCAGCGGGCGCGAGGCCTCGGCGCTGGAAGTGCAGCGCGAGTACTACGAGAAGGCCGTGGACTTCTGCGAGCGCCGCGGGATCCGTACCGGCACCGTGGAGCAGGTCCTGGAGCTGTGGGGCCGCACCCTGGACGCGATCGAGGCCGAGGACCTCGACCGGATCGGCACCGAGATCGACTGGGTGATGAAGTACAAGCTCATCGAGCGGTACCGCGCCAAGCACAACATGACCATGTCGCATCCGCGCGTGGCGCAGATAGACCTCGCCTACCACGACATCCATCGCAGGCGAGGTCTTTACTACCTGCTGGAGAAAAAGGGTCAAGCCGCCCGGATCTGCAATGACTTGAAGATCTTCGAGGGCAAGTCGGTTCCGCCGCAGACCACTCGGGCCCGGCTGCGCGGTGACTTCATCCGCAGGGCTCAGGAACAGCGCCGTGACTTCACGGTCGACTGGGTGCACCTGAAGCTCAATGACCAGGCACAGCGCACGGTGTTGTGCAAGGACCCGTTCCGTTCGGTGGACGACCGCGTGGAGAAGCTGATCGCGGGAATGTGA
- a CDS encoding FKBP-type peptidyl-prolyl cis-trans isomerase: MSIDKPEIDFPGGEPPADLEIKDIWEGDGAVAQAGQTVTVHYVGVAFSTGEEFDASWNRGTPFRFPLGGGRVIKGWDQGVQGMKVGGRRQLTIPAHLAYGNQSPTPAIKPGETLIFVVDLLGV, from the coding sequence GTGAGCATCGACAAGCCCGAGATCGACTTCCCGGGCGGCGAGCCCCCGGCGGACCTGGAGATCAAGGACATCTGGGAGGGCGACGGCGCGGTGGCGCAGGCGGGTCAGACCGTCACCGTCCACTATGTGGGTGTCGCCTTCAGCACCGGCGAGGAGTTCGACGCCAGCTGGAACCGTGGCACGCCCTTCCGTTTCCCGCTGGGCGGCGGCCGGGTCATCAAGGGCTGGGACCAGGGCGTGCAGGGCATGAAGGTCGGCGGCCGGCGTCAGCTGACCATCCCGGCCCACCTCGCCTACGGCAACCAGAGCCCCACCCCGGCGATCAAGCCCGGTGAGACGCTGATCTTCGTGGTCGACCTGCTCGGGGTCTGA
- a CDS encoding endonuclease VII domain-containing protein yields MQEEQDVKRCPRCGENKPRTAFAKNKAMRDGLHVYCRECASAYHQARQVAKGRNVRPRVEVPAGHKYCRTCGKIKPHSEWTRNRSASDGFATLCKSCKAIQGRAHHLKRHYGITEAERDEMIASQMGLCVICLKAPAVHVDHCHETGRVRGVLCFNCNSAIGKLGDDPDAVRRAAAYLEGSSWKPTLVAPGVYRLPS; encoded by the coding sequence GTGCAAGAAGAGCAAGATGTGAAGCGCTGTCCGCGCTGTGGGGAGAACAAGCCGCGGACAGCCTTCGCGAAGAACAAGGCGATGCGTGATGGGCTGCACGTCTACTGCCGGGAGTGCGCGTCGGCGTACCACCAGGCGCGGCAGGTGGCGAAGGGGCGCAACGTGCGGCCGCGAGTGGAAGTACCCGCGGGCCACAAGTACTGCCGCACATGCGGGAAGATCAAGCCGCACAGTGAGTGGACGCGGAATCGCAGCGCGTCGGATGGCTTCGCGACGCTCTGTAAGTCGTGCAAGGCGATTCAGGGGAGGGCGCACCACCTCAAGCGCCACTACGGCATCACCGAAGCCGAACGCGACGAGATGATCGCCTCTCAAATGGGGCTCTGTGTGATCTGCCTGAAAGCTCCGGCCGTACATGTGGATCACTGCCACGAGACGGGTAGGGTCCGTGGCGTACTGTGCTTCAACTGCAATTCGGCCATCGGCAAGTTGGGAGATGATCCCGACGCAGTTCGTCGGGCTGCCGCTTACTTGGAAGGATCCTCGTGGAAGCCAACACTCGTAGCACCGGGCGTCTACCGGCTGCCTTCCTGA
- a CDS encoding YafY family protein, with product MAIAKAERLMNLALCLLGTRRPLSKRELRESIEAYLEAGSDDSFNRMFERDKDDLRELGLVIETVENLDGEVGYLARRDSNRLPPVTLDAEEAAALGLAAKVWQQARLAGAASGALQKLRAAGLLEDIDPYEAHGALEPRIPVHEAAFEPLMLACRDRRPVAFDYRKATAAHPEPRHVEPWALECWRGHWYLAGWDRDRGAERVFRLSRITGRVRTRSGRFTVEVPDVVTVRETVASWAGETADRSALIRLRTDAGYPLRARAASVRELGDGWDELEIPYGHGLDAWLVEFGPDVVVLEPAELRADVVDRLRAVAKG from the coding sequence ATGGCCATTGCCAAGGCCGAGCGGCTGATGAACCTGGCGCTGTGTCTGCTGGGGACGCGGCGGCCGCTCAGCAAGCGCGAGCTGCGTGAGTCCATCGAGGCCTATCTGGAAGCCGGCTCGGACGATTCCTTCAACCGGATGTTCGAGCGGGACAAGGACGATCTGCGCGAACTCGGCCTGGTCATCGAGACGGTGGAGAATCTCGACGGTGAGGTCGGCTATCTGGCCCGCCGCGACAGCAACCGCCTCCCGCCCGTCACCCTCGACGCCGAGGAGGCCGCCGCTCTGGGGCTGGCCGCCAAGGTGTGGCAGCAGGCGCGGCTCGCGGGCGCGGCCAGTGGCGCGCTGCAGAAGCTGCGCGCGGCCGGGCTGCTCGAGGACATCGACCCGTACGAGGCGCACGGCGCGCTGGAGCCGCGGATTCCGGTGCACGAGGCGGCGTTCGAGCCGTTGATGCTGGCCTGCCGCGACCGCCGGCCGGTCGCTTTCGACTACCGCAAGGCCACCGCCGCGCATCCCGAACCCCGGCATGTGGAGCCGTGGGCGCTGGAGTGCTGGCGCGGCCACTGGTATCTGGCGGGCTGGGACCGTGACCGCGGTGCCGAGCGGGTGTTCCGGCTGTCCCGGATCACCGGCCGGGTGCGTACCCGCAGCGGCCGGTTCACCGTGGAGGTCCCCGATGTCGTCACCGTCCGGGAGACCGTCGCGAGCTGGGCGGGGGAGACCGCCGACCGCAGTGCGCTGATCCGGCTGCGCACGGACGCGGGGTACCCCTTGCGGGCGAGGGCCGCGTCGGTGCGGGAACTGGGCGACGGCTGGGACGAGTTGGAGATCCCGTACGGGCACGGGCTGGACGCCTGGCTGGTGGAGTTCGGGCCGGACGTGGTGGTACTGGAGCCGGCCGAGCTGCGCGCCGACGTGGTGGACCGGCTGCGTGCCGTGGCCAAGGGCTGA
- a CDS encoding MFS transporter, protein MGYLEILRARHATRLLVGTLVGRLPNATCAIAIVLFVRAEGGTYSLAGALAAVYGVANAVGQPVLGRLVDLYGQPRIQLPAAVLSGLAMAVFAFSGTDPLPLAHAAVAAAGLFTPPLEGGLRALWPSVLRKEGQVHTAYAMDAVAQEVMFTVGPLLVTVCVSLWSAQTALLVLNVIGVLGALSVVVSPPSRAWRSAPREAHWLGALRSPGLLALLGAFLFVGIALGSITVAAVSYADDNGGDAVYGWLMAGLGLGALVGGTVYGARQWTGEPARRLCGLVALLAVCYLPLMFMPGAVAMTLLSVLSGVFLAPCIACAFVLVDRHAPRGTVTEAFSWLVTTFTVGASVGTGLTGPVVEGGGTLWGFAVPGAAGGVSLLVVLVTVRVLAAPGGRAVVAAASENDRNRAVEPRFSSGDRA, encoded by the coding sequence GTGGGATACCTGGAGATCCTCAGGGCGAGGCATGCCACCCGGCTGCTCGTCGGCACGCTCGTGGGCCGGCTGCCGAACGCGACCTGCGCGATCGCGATCGTGCTGTTCGTGCGGGCGGAGGGCGGCACGTACAGCCTCGCGGGGGCGCTGGCGGCCGTGTACGGGGTCGCGAACGCCGTGGGCCAGCCGGTGCTGGGGCGGCTGGTTGACCTGTACGGGCAGCCGCGCATACAGCTGCCGGCCGCCGTGCTGTCGGGGCTGGCGATGGCGGTGTTCGCCTTCTCGGGCACCGACCCGTTGCCGCTCGCCCATGCGGCCGTGGCGGCTGCCGGGCTCTTCACGCCGCCTCTGGAGGGCGGTCTGCGGGCGCTGTGGCCGAGTGTCCTCCGTAAGGAGGGCCAGGTGCACACGGCGTACGCGATGGACGCGGTCGCGCAGGAAGTCATGTTCACCGTGGGGCCGTTGCTGGTGACCGTGTGTGTGTCGCTGTGGTCGGCGCAGACCGCGCTGCTGGTGCTGAACGTCATCGGGGTTCTCGGCGCGCTGTCCGTGGTCGTGTCGCCGCCTTCGCGCGCGTGGCGTTCGGCGCCGCGTGAGGCGCACTGGCTGGGTGCGTTGCGTTCGCCCGGGCTGCTGGCGTTGCTGGGTGCGTTTCTGTTCGTCGGTATCGCGCTGGGTTCCATCACGGTGGCGGCCGTGTCGTACGCGGACGACAACGGCGGTGACGCGGTGTACGGCTGGCTGATGGCGGGGCTGGGGCTGGGTGCGCTGGTCGGCGGCACCGTGTACGGGGCGCGGCAGTGGACCGGTGAGCCGGCGCGGCGACTGTGTGGGCTGGTGGCTCTTCTGGCGGTGTGTTATCTGCCGCTGATGTTCATGCCGGGTGCGGTCGCCATGACGTTGCTCAGTGTGCTGTCCGGGGTGTTCCTCGCGCCGTGCATCGCGTGTGCGTTCGTGCTCGTGGACCGGCATGCGCCGAGGGGGACGGTCACGGAGGCGTTCTCGTGGCTGGTGACGACGTTCACGGTCGGGGCGTCGGTCGGAACTGGCCTCACGGGTCCCGTCGTCGAGGGCGGTGGGACGCTGTGGGGCTTCGCCGTGCCGGGTGCCGCTGGTGGGGTGTCGCTGCTGGTTGTGCTGGTCACCGTGCGGGTGCTGGCGGCGCCCGGTGGGCGGGCCGTGGTGGCGGCCGCATCGGAAAATGATCGCAACCGTGCGGTCGAACCCCGTTTCAGCTCAGGGGATCGGGCGTAA
- the tatA gene encoding Sec-independent protein translocase subunit TatA: MFGRLGAPEIILILVVIILLFGAKKLPDMARSLGKSARILKSEAKAMKTEGQDNASAPAAPPNTEEQPPAQRTIQAAPGDVTSSRPVTEPTDTTKR, encoded by the coding sequence ATGTTCGGAAGGCTCGGAGCCCCCGAGATCATTCTCATCCTCGTCGTCATCATCCTGCTGTTCGGCGCGAAGAAGCTTCCGGACATGGCGCGCTCGCTCGGCAAGTCCGCGCGCATCCTCAAGAGCGAGGCCAAGGCGATGAAGACCGAGGGCCAGGACAACGCCTCCGCCCCGGCGGCCCCGCCGAACACCGAAGAGCAGCCCCCGGCTCAGCGCACCATCCAGGCCGCCCCCGGCGATGTGACCAGCTCGCGCCCGGTCACCGAGCCGACGGACACGACCAAGCGCTGA
- the prcA gene encoding proteasome subunit alpha, translating into MSTPFYVSPQQAMTDRAEFARKGIARGRSLVVLQYADGIVFIGENPSRALHKFSEIYDRIGFAAAGKYNEYENLRIGGVRYADLRGYTYDRDDVTARGLANVYAQTLGTIFSSAAEKPYEVELVVAEVGETPEGDQIYRLPHDGSIVDEHGSVAVGGNAEQISSYLDQRHQDGMTLAEALKLAVQALSRDTNGTQREIPAEGLEVAVLDRTRPQARKFKRITGPQLARLLEAGGAETAAEAEGSEDEE; encoded by the coding sequence GTGTCGACGCCGTTCTATGTCTCACCTCAGCAGGCGATGACCGACCGTGCGGAGTTCGCCCGGAAGGGCATCGCGCGTGGCCGCAGCCTGGTCGTGTTGCAGTATGCCGATGGCATCGTGTTCATCGGGGAGAATCCGTCCCGCGCGCTGCACAAGTTCAGCGAGATCTATGACCGGATCGGTTTTGCGGCGGCCGGTAAGTACAACGAGTACGAGAACCTCAGGATCGGTGGCGTCCGGTATGCCGACCTGCGTGGTTACACCTATGACCGTGATGACGTGACCGCTCGTGGCCTGGCGAATGTGTATGCCCAGACGCTGGGCACGATCTTCTCCAGTGCGGCGGAGAAGCCGTACGAGGTGGAGCTGGTCGTCGCCGAGGTGGGGGAGACGCCGGAGGGTGATCAGATTTACCGGTTGCCGCATGACGGTTCGATCGTCGACGAGCATGGTTCGGTCGCGGTCGGTGGCAATGCGGAGCAGATCAGTAGTTATCTCGATCAGCGTCACCAGGACGGTATGACTCTGGCGGAGGCGCTGAAGCTGGCCGTGCAGGCGTTGTCCCGGGACACCAACGGCACGCAGCGGGAGATTCCCGCGGAGGGGCTGGAGGTCGCGGTGCTGGACCGTACGCGTCCGCAGGCGCGGAAGTTCAAGCGGATCACGGGTCCGCAGCTGGCCCGGTTGCTGGAGGCGGGCGGTGCGGAGACCGCGGCGGAGGCCGAGGGTTCCGAGGACGAGGAGTAG
- a CDS encoding LacI family DNA-binding transcriptional regulator: MAPGSTRPTSRDVAQAAGVSQAAVSLVLGDKWRGRVSETTAERVRQAARDLGYRPNLAARNLRLGHTRTVLLVVPALTTEFFAGVYTGAARIAAKHGFGVVLYPSPEGIGPARDPFASAQAALDGIIASSMAADALTAIRGDQLPLVMLDSDPDGSLGAATVNLDITDGVRQVAEHLLGLGHRHFLHLAADIPSWTFEVRARELAARVGTVPGTSVRTAHAPISIDGARIAAETALSAPAGPRPTALVCDDDKLAAGAYKAVRRLGLRIPDDISVTGLDDLALATAIDPELTTVRLDAELFGERGMQALLAVLDGRTPEPGDIPVELVVRGSTAPPSAR; this comes from the coding sequence GTGGCACCAGGCAGCACCCGCCCCACCAGCCGTGACGTCGCCCAGGCCGCCGGGGTCTCCCAGGCCGCGGTCTCCCTCGTCCTCGGCGACAAATGGCGCGGCCGGGTCTCGGAAACCACCGCCGAACGCGTACGACAAGCCGCACGCGACCTCGGCTACCGCCCCAACCTCGCCGCCCGCAACCTCCGCCTCGGCCACACCCGCACCGTCCTGCTCGTGGTCCCCGCACTGACGACCGAATTCTTCGCCGGCGTCTACACCGGAGCGGCCCGCATCGCCGCCAAACACGGCTTCGGCGTCGTCCTCTACCCCTCCCCCGAAGGCATCGGTCCCGCCCGCGACCCCTTCGCCTCCGCCCAGGCAGCCCTCGACGGCATCATCGCCTCCTCCATGGCCGCCGACGCCCTCACCGCCATCCGTGGCGACCAACTCCCCCTCGTCATGCTCGACAGCGACCCGGACGGCAGCCTCGGCGCCGCCACCGTCAACCTCGACATCACCGACGGCGTCCGCCAGGTTGCCGAACACCTCCTCGGCCTCGGCCACCGCCACTTCCTCCACCTCGCGGCAGACATCCCCTCCTGGACCTTCGAAGTACGCGCACGTGAACTGGCCGCACGAGTCGGCACGGTCCCCGGCACGTCCGTACGCACGGCCCACGCACCCATCTCCATCGACGGCGCCCGCATCGCCGCCGAGACCGCGCTCTCCGCCCCCGCAGGCCCCCGGCCCACCGCACTGGTCTGCGACGACGACAAACTCGCCGCCGGCGCCTACAAGGCCGTACGCCGCCTCGGCCTGCGCATCCCCGACGACATCTCCGTCACCGGCCTCGACGACCTCGCCCTCGCCACCGCCATCGACCCCGAGCTGACGACCGTACGCCTGGACGCGGAACTGTTCGGCGAACGCGGCATGCAGGCGCTACTGGCGGTCCTGGACGGCCGTACACCGGAACCGGGCGACATTCCCGTCGAACTCGTCGTACGAGGCTCCACAGCGCCGCCCAGCGCCCGCTGA
- the tatC gene encoding twin-arginine translocase subunit TatC, whose translation MLKSARKQERDPEGRMPLAEHLRELRNRLAKALLAIVAITVVAAFFYNDIINILTKPILDSVGCGKTFEQLANTSKSTEPCAQITINGLLTPFTLALKVSLMAGVVLASPVWLFQLWAFVAPGLHRHEKKYAYAFVGMGAPLFLAGAYFAYSVLPTTAEVLLQFSPENTDNLLPLDDLLDLVTRMVIVFGLSFELPLLLIFLNLTGAITGKRMLGWWRAMIMGITVFAAVATPSTDPLTMLALAGPIWILYFAATAFSLINDRRRRRREAMGPADDEASDLDLTPEDVGEVETVSASRALPEQAGTDRVNGYDDVT comes from the coding sequence TTGCTGAAGTCTGCCCGCAAGCAGGAGAGGGATCCCGAGGGGCGGATGCCCCTCGCGGAGCACCTACGTGAACTGCGCAACCGGCTCGCGAAGGCGCTGTTGGCCATCGTCGCCATCACGGTGGTCGCCGCCTTCTTCTACAACGACATCATCAACATCCTCACCAAGCCGATCCTCGACTCGGTCGGCTGTGGCAAGACGTTCGAGCAACTGGCGAACACGTCCAAGTCCACCGAGCCGTGCGCGCAGATCACCATCAACGGCCTGCTCACTCCCTTCACGCTCGCGCTGAAGGTGTCGTTGATGGCCGGTGTCGTTCTGGCCTCGCCGGTCTGGCTGTTCCAGCTGTGGGCCTTCGTCGCGCCCGGTCTGCACCGGCACGAGAAGAAGTACGCCTACGCGTTCGTCGGCATGGGCGCTCCGCTCTTCCTCGCCGGCGCCTACTTCGCCTACTCGGTGCTGCCCACCACGGCGGAGGTGCTGCTCCAGTTCAGCCCGGAGAACACGGACAACCTCCTGCCGCTGGACGACCTGCTCGATCTGGTCACCCGCATGGTGATCGTCTTCGGCCTCTCCTTCGAGCTGCCCCTGTTGCTGATCTTCCTGAACCTCACCGGGGCGATCACCGGCAAGCGGATGCTCGGCTGGTGGCGAGCGATGATCATGGGTATCACGGTCTTCGCGGCGGTCGCGACGCCCAGCACCGACCCGCTGACCATGCTCGCGCTCGCCGGACCGATCTGGATCCTGTACTTCGCCGCGACCGCCTTCTCGCTGATCAACGACAGGCGTCGGCGTCGCCGCGAGGCCATGGGCCCCGCCGACGACGAGGCCTCCGACCTGGACCTCACGCCCGAGGATGTCGGCGAGGTCGAGACGGTCTCCGCCAGCCGGGCGCTGCCCGAGCAGGCGGGCACGGACCGGGTCAACGGATACGACGACGTGACGTAG